The genomic region TCCTTTGACGCTAGTTGGTGAGAATTTTGTAGAGGTAGGTGACACAGCACCTGATTTTGTTACTTATGATCCATCACTTAACCCTGTAAAGTTAAGTGATTTTAAAGGTAGGAAGGTTATAATATCTTCAGTTCCGTCTTTAGACACTTCTGTCTGTAACATAGAGACAAAGAAGTTCAACGATATAGCAAAGAAGTTATCTTCTGATGTTGTCATACTCACAGTAAGTATGGATTTACCGTTTGCGCAAAGTAGATGGTGTGATGTTAGTGAAGTAAAACATGTAAAAACTGTTTCTGATTATAAGGACAGAGATTTTGGTGTAAAATACGGAGTTTACATAAAAGAACTTGGATTACTTGCTAGAGCCATTTTTATTATTGATGAAAATTGTAAAGTTAAGTACAAGCAAATTGTCAAGGAAATTGCTACTGAGCCTAATTATGACGATGTCTTAAGAAATCTCTAAATATACTATTTGCTATAGTTAGTAGTGCAACTCCAGTATCAGCAAGCACTGCTAACCATAAATGAACTAATCCTACAACACCTAGCACCGTAACCAGTAACTTAACCAAAAGAGCAATAATTATATTCTGAATTACAATTTTTCTTGTGTTTTTAGCAACAACGAAAGCATCCACTATTCTATTAAGGTCCGGACTATTCACAATAACATCAGATGATGCAAGAAGCATTGAGTTTACGGGAGTATTGAACGAAAAACTAACATCAGATTTTAGCATTACTATACTATCATTTATACCATCACCAATGTAGGCAATAGGCTCTTTATAATTATTCTTGTATTCTTCTACTACTTTTACTTTGTCTTGAGGATTGGCACCAAAGAATAATCCATCTACACCGAGTACATTAGCAACTTTCTCAGAGTTTTCTTTGTTATCACCAGTTAGAATAAGTATTTTTTCTATTCCAAGTTTTCTAAGAGTACCAAATACACTTTTAGCTTCAAATCTGATATCATCATCAAACTCTATATACCCTATATACTTACCATCTACTGCAACATTAACCACAGTTGAATTATTTACACAAGCATCATGTAGTATATTCTTCTCATGAAGCAACTTATCACTACCTATCAGTACCTCTTTACCATTGACCAAACCAATTATACCATATCCTGGTATTTCTTTTACATCTTTTATATCTTCAAAACTCCTCTTAACACCAAAATTGTGAACTATTGCCTTTGAAAGTATATGATTTGAGTAGTTTGCTAATGAAACAGCGTATCTCGCAAATTCATCTTCACTTATTCCTTCTACAGTATTGATACTTTTTACTCTCACCTTACCCTTTGTAAGCGTACCTGTTTTATCGAAAAATATGGTTTTTATTTCTGTTAATTCATCTATTGCTGAGGTATTCTTGAATAGAATGTTTCTACTCGCTAATACTCCTAAAGACCTAAAGTACGTCAAAGGTACACTTATAACTATAGCACAAGGACAAGATATAACTACAACAACAAGACCTTTGTAAATCCACTCTCTAAAATCATAGCTTCCGAGTATTATCGGCATTCCAATAGCAACAAAAACTGATAATACAATTACAGAAGGAGTATATACCCTTGAAAGTTTTGATATAAACTTTTCAGTTTTTGTTCTTTGAGAATTATTCTCTATCTCTTCAAGCATCTTGTACATGATAGTATCTTTAAAAGTAGATGTAGCTTTTATTTCAAGTACCCCATTAAGATTCACAGATCCTGACATAACATTGTGACCCACCGAAACACTCTCTGGTATAGGCTCTCCAGTTATACTTGATTTGTCTATGTAAGAACTTCCATTCACAACCTTTCCATCAATTAATATTCTTTCACCTGGTTTAACTAGCATTATATCACCAACTTTTACATCTTTAGCGTCCACAAACACACTATTACCAGAATCTTTTAGTCTGACTTTACTAAAGTTTTCAGAAACAGTATCTTGAATCTTATTTCTAGCCTTTTTAACAGCCAAGTTTTCTAAAAATTCTCCTACATTGAACAAGGTAATAAGCAATAATCCCTCAAAAGTCTCATGTAACGCTATAGCAGAAAACGTTGCTAATGATACTAGAAAATTTTCATCAAAAATCTCTCTACTTCTTATCTTCTTATATGCTTTGAGAAATGTTCTCCATCCACCAAAAGCAAGCAAAATAAAAATAATTACAAAATCAATTAACAGATTATGATGTATAGCTTCATGAAATATACCATAAATAATGGTAAAAATAAAAGGTAAAGAAACCAAAATCCCTCCCAAAAAATCGTTACTTTTATCATTATCATCCTTAACCTTCAAAACAACAACCTCACTCTCAACCTCACTCACCAATCTCTGAATTATACCAATATCTTTTTCATCAGTTATAAGTGAAAGGGTACCAAAATCTACTTTAGCATTAATCCCTGATGATTGTAGTTTTTCCTCTATCTTCAAAGCACAATTTGGGCAATCTAGGTTCTTTAATATGTATTTCATACTAAAATTATATTGTTTTACTACTCCACAATCAAAACTTTTTAAATTTTACTCTTATTATACCATATGCTAAGATTAAAACTCTCAAACTTTAAATTAAGGCTACCTCAAAATTTAACAGAACTCAGAATAACCAAGAAGTCAACACTCAAACAACGTAACTAATTAACCTAAAGTAGCCTCTACAAAACCACTTTCTAGATAATCCATATCTTTGAAATAGTATTTGTCAATTCCTTTGTCGATCTAAGAGTTTGTTTGAGATATGTTGAAAATCTTGATATAAATTGTATAATATACCAAAGTCAAAGAATAGTTGATTTTTATTCCTAAATATTGCTCAAGGAGGCACTATGAAGTATAACGTACTATTTTTATGCATACAAAACGCTGGTAGAAGTCAGATGGCTGAAGCATTTGCTAGAGAACTTGGGAATCATATAATAGCTCCTCACAGTGCTGGATCTAACCCCGCTGATGAAATAAACCCAATAGTTAGGCAATGTATGGAAGAAGTAGGTATTAAAATTCTAAACAAAAAACCAAAAGGTTTTAACGATCTAGATGTGAAAACATTTGATTTCGTCGTAAATATGGGATGTGGGGACACTTGTCCTTACTATCCTTCTAAAGAGTATATCAACTGGAACATACCCGACCCCAAAGGTAAGACAATAGAAGAAGTTAGAGAAATAAGAGATATCATAAAATCCAAGATAATTGAACTCATAAACTACCTAGAAAACTATGATAAAAGTAAATCATCTTATAAGCCTTCTTTCAAGTAACTTTACACCTAGAATTACTGATATTCCTATAAACAATATCAGATAAACAACATTCTCTATGTTCACTGCTTGGGTCCTAAAAATAGTTAGGCTATGATACAGTGGTGATATTATAAACGCTACTTTTTCAACAAAATTTGGGAAAACAGTTATTGGGAAGAATGTACCAGAAAGAAACATCACTGGACTCAAGTATATGTAGAAGACATAGTCAAAGAAATTCATGGATGGAGACACTGAAGTAAGAAGCATTCCTAAAGTCCCAAAACAAACTCCCATGACAAAGGCAAGTAACAGCAGCATAGTTATCTCAACTACATCAAGTTGCGTTAAACCCGATAAGACAACTATTACTAAACTTATCATTGAAGAGATCAAACCTCTTATCGCTCCCCAAGCAACCTCACCTATATAAATATCAATAGTTGTTGCAGGAGTATGTAAGTAAGAGTAAAACATTTTAGCATAGTACATCTTCGAAAACGAATTGTATGTTGTTTCAAAAAATGAATTATTCATAGCAGGTATAATTACAATACTAGGGATTATAAACTCTATGTATCTAACTTGTCCCACCTGTCCTACAATTTTATCAAATCCAATACCAAATGCTAGAATTATAATGATAGTTTCTATTGAACTAAAAAGTATGCTATACCAATTTTTTCTCCATGCTATAAAGTTTCGCTTCAGTATTGGTACCCACTTCATCTTTATCCTCCAACCTTTTACCCGTTAAGAATAAAAAAACATCTTCTAATGTAGTTAGTCTAACATGGATCTTTTTTGCACCTCTTGATCTAATCATATGTTTAATATAGTTTGGATCTTGGTGAAACAATATTAAGTAATTGACAAATTCTATCTTCTTAATACTTTGTAGCTCTTCTGGTAATTGTATCCTGGGAAATATTTCGATAGCGTATGCAGGCAAATGTCTAGATATGAGTTCTTCTGGACTACCGTTTTCAATTATTATTCCATTATCAATGATATATATTCTATCACACAAAGCCTGTGCTTCGTCTAGGTAATGAGTAGTTAGTAAAATTGTCTTACCTTTCTCTTTAAGGTGTATTATTTTATCCCATATACTTTTTCTGATTTCTGGATCAAGCCCCACAGTAGGTTCATCTAGGATTAAGATTTTCGGATCATTTATCAATGACCTTGCTATTATCAATTTTCGTTTCATACCTCCCGACAGATTTTCAACATTCTCATTCATTTTATCTAACATCTTGAGTTCGTCTAAGAGTGAAAGAATGATAGGTTTTAACTTTTTTGGCTTAAGTCCGAAGATTTCGCCATATATTAGAAGATTTTCATAAACGCTTATATCACTGTCAAGATTATTTTCTTGAGGTACAACTCCCACAAACATCTTAATAAGCTTTAGATCCTCAGGTACACTATACCCCATTACTCTGATGTTACCTTCATCAAATTTAACAAGGCCTAGAATAGACTTAACAAGCGTGGTTTTTCCAGCACCATTAGGTCCTAGAAGCCCGACGGTTTCACCTTCATGTATTTGCATAGCAATTCCTTTAAGAGCTTCAACTCCAAAGTATTTCTTTTTCAAATTGGATATTTCAATTACCTGCATATCAACCTTTCAAAGGACATTTAAGAAATTGCGATTTAGAAAGTATGAATGGATACCAACAAAATCTTCTAATTAAACTCTTGATATGAACACTATTTGTATAGTAACCCTAAAAGCTTTATTCAATCACAAATTGCTTTTACTTTTCTTCCACAATCTTTATCTCATCCCGGGTTAGTTCGTAGAGTTGATAGACAAGTTCGTCAATCTCCTCT from Brevinematales bacterium harbors:
- a CDS encoding arsenate reductase ArsC, which encodes MKYNVLFLCIQNAGRSQMAEAFARELGNHIIAPHSAGSNPADEINPIVRQCMEEVGIKILNKKPKGFNDLDVKTFDFVVNMGCGDTCPYYPSKEYINWNIPDPKGKTIEEVREIRDIIKSKIIELINYLENYDKSKSSYKPSFK
- a CDS encoding ATP-binding cassette domain-containing protein, which codes for MKKKYFGVEALKGIAMQIHEGETVGLLGPNGAGKTTLVKSILGLVKFDEGNIRVMGYSVPEDLKLIKMFVGVVPQENNLDSDISVYENLLIYGEIFGLKPKKLKPIILSLLDELKMLDKMNENVENLSGGMKRKLIIARSLINDPKILILDEPTVGLDPEIRKSIWDKIIHLKEKGKTILLTTHYLDEAQALCDRIYIIDNGIIIENGSPEELISRHLPAYAIEIFPRIQLPEELQSIKKIEFVNYLILFHQDPNYIKHMIRSRGAKKIHVRLTTLEDVFLFLTGKRLEDKDEVGTNTEAKLYSMEKKLV
- a CDS encoding heavy metal translocating P-type ATPase, with product MKYILKNLDCPNCALKIEEKLQSSGINAKVDFGTLSLITDEKDIGIIQRLVSEVESEVVVLKVKDDNDKSNDFLGGILVSLPFIFTIIYGIFHEAIHHNLLIDFVIIFILLAFGGWRTFLKAYKKIRSREIFDENFLVSLATFSAIALHETFEGLLLITLFNVGEFLENLAVKKARNKIQDTVSENFSKVRLKDSGNSVFVDAKDVKVGDIMLVKPGERILIDGKVVNGSSYIDKSSITGEPIPESVSVGHNVMSGSVNLNGVLEIKATSTFKDTIMYKMLEEIENNSQRTKTEKFISKLSRVYTPSVIVLSVFVAIGMPIILGSYDFREWIYKGLVVVVISCPCAIVISVPLTYFRSLGVLASRNILFKNTSAIDELTEIKTIFFDKTGTLTKGKVRVKSINTVEGISEDEFARYAVSLANYSNHILSKAIVHNFGVKRSFEDIKDVKEIPGYGIIGLVNGKEVLIGSDKLLHEKNILHDACVNNSTVVNVAVDGKYIGYIEFDDDIRFEAKSVFGTLRKLGIEKILILTGDNKENSEKVANVLGVDGLFFGANPQDKVKVVEEYKNNYKEPIAYIGDGINDSIVMLKSDVSFSFNTPVNSMLLASSDVIVNSPDLNRIVDAFVVAKNTRKIVIQNIIIALLVKLLVTVLGVVGLVHLWLAVLADTGVALLTIANSIFRDFLRHRHN
- the tpx gene encoding thiol peroxidase, with amino-acid sequence MKEVKGMITFEGNPLTLVGENFVEVGDTAPDFVTYDPSLNPVKLSDFKGRKVIISSVPSLDTSVCNIETKKFNDIAKKLSSDVVILTVSMDLPFAQSRWCDVSEVKHVKTVSDYKDRDFGVKYGVYIKELGLLARAIFIIDENCKVKYKQIVKEIATEPNYDDVLRNL
- a CDS encoding ABC transporter permease — encoded protein: MKWVPILKRNFIAWRKNWYSILFSSIETIIIILAFGIGFDKIVGQVGQVRYIEFIIPSIVIIPAMNNSFFETTYNSFSKMYYAKMFYSYLHTPATTIDIYIGEVAWGAIRGLISSMISLVIVVLSGLTQLDVVEITMLLLLAFVMGVCFGTLGMLLTSVSPSMNFFDYVFYIYLSPVMFLSGTFFPITVFPNFVEKVAFIISPLYHSLTIFRTQAVNIENVVYLILFIGISVILGVKLLERRLIR